One uncultured Pseudodesulfovibrio sp. genomic window carries:
- the pyrF gene encoding orotidine-5'-phosphate decarboxylase encodes MADLVVALDFKDADSALAMARTLRGAAPWMKVGLELFTAEGPKMVTELKDMGFKVFLDLKFFDIPNTVQGAVRSAARLGADMVNIHALGGERMAKAAMEGCAEGTAPGQPSPLVLAVTMLTSMSAGDLPVANAPEPSEMALDLAVKAKQYGLNGVVCSGLEVERIKGACGTGFACLTPGIRPASAEVGDQRRVVTPADAVRSGSDFLVVGRPVTRAKRPDEAARAIIEEMNLAQ; translated from the coding sequence ATGGCTGATCTCGTCGTAGCTCTGGATTTCAAGGATGCGGACTCGGCCCTGGCCATGGCCCGGACTCTGCGGGGCGCGGCCCCGTGGATGAAGGTCGGCCTGGAGCTGTTCACGGCCGAGGGGCCCAAGATGGTTACGGAACTCAAGGATATGGGATTCAAGGTCTTTTTGGACTTGAAATTCTTTGATATTCCGAACACGGTGCAGGGCGCGGTGCGTTCTGCCGCGCGTCTGGGCGCGGATATGGTCAATATCCACGCACTGGGCGGGGAGCGCATGGCCAAGGCGGCCATGGAAGGGTGCGCCGAGGGCACGGCCCCGGGCCAGCCTTCGCCCCTGGTTCTGGCCGTAACCATGCTAACCAGCATGAGCGCCGGCGACCTGCCGGTGGCGAACGCGCCGGAACCCTCGGAGATGGCCCTTGACCTGGCTGTGAAAGCCAAGCAATATGGCTTAAATGGAGTGGTCTGCTCGGGCCTCGAGGTAGAGCGGATCAAGGGGGCCTGCGGGACCGGTTTCGCCTGTCTCACCCCCGGCATCCGTCCGGCCTCTGCCGAGGTCGGGGATCAGCGGCGGGTGGTCACTCCGGCGGATGCGGTGCGCAGCGGATCGGATTTCCTGGTGGTGGGCAGGCCCGTTACCAGGGCGAAACGACCGGATGAAGCGGCCCGGGCGATCATCGAGGAGATGAACCTGGCCCAATAG
- the mnmA gene encoding tRNA 2-thiouridine(34) synthase MnmA, giving the protein MTIAVAVSGGMDSLLALALLKEQGEELVAVHGHFLPPSPSWGRVADGLAAACETLGVPFHALDLHEAFDDRVIKPFVAEYRAGLTPNPCAMCNPRMKFGVLFDAARNLGAERLATGHYVSMEDREQGRMLVRGQDASKDQSYFLSLVPAEKLRLADFPLARTFKRDVPAILAEHGLTPPLPSESQEICFVPDDDYQRFLTARCDMPGPGPAALPDGRIIGEHQGLWRHTQGQRRGLGIPWSEPLYVLAKDVTSNTLVVGPKEHLAANGCVAGQVNLMCAAEDWPGDVWVQTRYRQKAKPARAWLSGGKLYFDFLEPHTRPTPGQVAAVYDEAGTVLGGGVIEEAL; this is encoded by the coding sequence ATGACCATTGCCGTAGCCGTATCGGGCGGTATGGATAGTCTGTTGGCGCTTGCGCTGCTCAAGGAGCAGGGCGAGGAGCTTGTGGCTGTGCATGGCCATTTTCTGCCGCCGTCACCGTCCTGGGGGCGAGTGGCGGACGGGCTGGCAGCGGCCTGCGAAACGCTTGGCGTGCCGTTTCACGCTCTGGACCTGCACGAGGCCTTCGACGACAGGGTCATCAAACCGTTCGTGGCCGAGTACAGGGCCGGGTTGACGCCCAACCCCTGCGCCATGTGCAATCCTCGCATGAAGTTCGGCGTGCTTTTTGACGCGGCCCGCAACCTCGGGGCCGAGCGGCTGGCTACCGGGCATTATGTCAGTATGGAGGATCGGGAGCAGGGGCGCATGTTGGTGCGCGGCCAGGATGCTTCCAAGGACCAGAGCTATTTTTTGTCGTTGGTGCCTGCGGAAAAGTTGCGTCTGGCGGATTTCCCTCTGGCCCGGACATTCAAGCGGGACGTGCCCGCCATCCTCGCGGAACACGGTCTGACTCCCCCGCTGCCCAGCGAGAGCCAGGAGATTTGTTTCGTGCCGGACGACGATTACCAGCGGTTCCTGACCGCACGGTGCGACATGCCGGGGCCTGGACCTGCGGCGTTGCCGGACGGTCGGATCATCGGCGAACATCAGGGGCTGTGGCGGCACACCCAGGGACAGCGACGCGGGCTGGGCATCCCTTGGTCCGAGCCGCTCTACGTCCTGGCCAAGGATGTCACGAGCAATACCCTGGTCGTGGGACCAAAAGAGCATCTCGCGGCAAACGGGTGCGTGGCAGGACAGGTCAACCTCATGTGCGCGGCGGAGGACTGGCCCGGCGACGTCTGGGTGCAGACCCGCTACCGTCAGAAGGCCAAGCCCGCCAGGGCGTGGTTGTCCGGTGGCAAATTGTATTTCGATTTTCTGGAGCCGCACACGCGGCCCACGCCCGGTCAGGTGGCCGCGGTTTATGACGAAGCCGGGACCGTGCTCGGTGGAGGCGTTATCGAGGAGGCGCTGTAG
- the gatA gene encoding Asp-tRNA(Asn)/Glu-tRNA(Gln) amidotransferase subunit GatA, with amino-acid sequence MSELHTKTLSEIAAMLQSGDVKVVEVVKHCLDRIEATEPEVKALITVMGDEAMKQAEAMDAEGPDPSKPLWGVPMVLKDLLTTKGVKTTCGSKILENFVPFYDATAVAKLKEAGAVFVGKANMDEFAMGSSTENSAFFMTANPWDVERVPGGSSGGSGATVAAGQCFGALGTDTGGSIRTPSSFCGIVGLKPTYGRISRFGLIAYGSSLDQIGPMTRSVEDAARLLQVMAGHDPKDSTSVDVEVPDYLAGLGREDLKGVRIGLPEEYWGEGLDEEVKEACSNAVAEMEKLGAETVPVKLSLTEYAIATYYIIAMAEASSNLSRFDGVRFGYRNTKAEELIDMYTASRTEGFGDEVQRRIIMGTYVLSSGYYDAYYNKAAKVRRLLRQDFDKAFEQCDFIAGPVCPTTAFVKGDKADPLQMYLMDIFTISANLAGIPAMSLPVGLGKDSVMPVGLQLMGPAFSEAGMLSVAERLERALPPLSMPEL; translated from the coding sequence ATGTCTGAACTGCATACGAAGACTCTTTCCGAGATCGCGGCCATGCTGCAATCCGGTGACGTCAAGGTTGTCGAGGTGGTCAAGCACTGCCTGGATCGCATCGAAGCCACCGAGCCCGAGGTCAAGGCGCTCATCACCGTCATGGGCGACGAGGCCATGAAACAGGCCGAGGCCATGGACGCGGAAGGACCGGACCCGTCCAAACCGCTATGGGGCGTGCCCATGGTCCTCAAGGACCTCCTGACTACCAAGGGCGTGAAGACCACTTGCGGCTCGAAGATCCTCGAGAATTTCGTGCCCTTCTACGACGCCACGGCCGTGGCCAAGTTGAAGGAGGCCGGGGCCGTGTTCGTGGGCAAGGCCAACATGGACGAGTTCGCCATGGGGTCGTCCACCGAGAACTCCGCATTTTTCATGACAGCCAACCCCTGGGACGTGGAACGCGTGCCCGGCGGCTCTTCGGGCGGTTCAGGGGCCACGGTGGCTGCGGGGCAGTGCTTCGGCGCGCTCGGCACCGACACCGGCGGGTCCATCCGCACCCCGTCCTCGTTCTGCGGTATCGTGGGGCTGAAACCCACCTACGGGCGCATCTCCCGTTTCGGATTGATCGCCTACGGTTCGTCGCTTGACCAGATCGGGCCCATGACCCGGTCCGTGGAGGACGCGGCCCGACTGCTCCAGGTCATGGCTGGACACGATCCCAAGGACTCCACGTCCGTGGATGTCGAAGTCCCGGATTATCTGGCCGGACTCGGTCGCGAGGACCTCAAGGGCGTCAGGATCGGCTTGCCCGAGGAATACTGGGGCGAGGGGCTGGACGAAGAGGTCAAGGAGGCCTGCTCGAACGCCGTGGCCGAGATGGAGAAGCTCGGAGCCGAGACCGTGCCGGTCAAGCTGTCTTTGACCGAGTACGCCATCGCTACCTACTACATCATCGCCATGGCCGAGGCCTCGTCCAACCTGTCCCGGTTCGACGGCGTCCGCTTCGGCTATCGCAACACCAAGGCCGAGGAACTGATCGACATGTACACCGCCAGCCGCACCGAAGGGTTCGGCGACGAGGTGCAGCGGCGCATCATCATGGGCACCTACGTGCTCTCCAGCGGCTACTACGACGCCTATTACAACAAGGCCGCCAAGGTCCGCCGCCTGCTGCGCCAGGACTTCGACAAGGCCTTCGAGCAGTGCGACTTCATCGCCGGTCCGGTCTGTCCGACCACGGCCTTTGTCAAGGGCGACAAGGCCGACCCGCTGCAGATGTATCTCATGGACATCTTCACCATCTCCGCCAACCTGGCGGGTATTCCGGCCATGTCCCTGCCCGTCGGTCTGGGCAAGGACTCGGTCATGCCGGTGGGCCTCCAGCTCATGGGACCGGCCTTCAGCGAGGCCGGGATGCTCTCCGTGGCCGAACGGCTGGAGCGCGCATTGCCGCCCCTGTCCATGCCGGAACTCTAG
- a CDS encoding YicC/YloC family endoribonuclease, which produces MPVSMTGFGRSETNEHAWTHVWEIKSVNGRFLDVKWRMPGFLRSLENGWERIVRTYASRGRVDVSLNLEVLDAGVLGVSFNETMAQAMFQAMEKLAQARGEIFNPDYNRILGMPSLWRDNGAEPDPGLAESLNKGLEAALADWVDSRAREGEALVADLTSRLATLRELADKVRERVPEILEAKKSSLRQRITDMLESANAEFSEDRMLQEVAYLTDKLDVSEELTRLDAHLERLAEVLADKDEVGKKLDFLVQETFREINTCGNKAQDTEVSRLVVDFKAELERCREQVQNIE; this is translated from the coding sequence ATGCCTGTAAGCATGACCGGCTTCGGCCGGAGCGAAACCAACGAACACGCCTGGACGCACGTCTGGGAGATCAAGAGCGTCAACGGTCGGTTCCTGGACGTCAAATGGCGGATGCCCGGCTTCCTGCGCTCCCTGGAGAACGGTTGGGAACGGATTGTGCGCACCTATGCCTCGCGCGGTCGCGTGGACGTTTCCCTGAACCTCGAAGTTCTGGACGCCGGAGTACTCGGCGTGTCCTTCAATGAGACCATGGCCCAGGCCATGTTCCAGGCCATGGAGAAACTGGCCCAGGCCCGGGGCGAGATCTTCAACCCGGATTACAACCGGATTCTGGGCATGCCGTCCCTGTGGCGCGACAACGGAGCCGAGCCCGATCCCGGCCTGGCCGAAAGCCTGAACAAGGGGCTGGAAGCGGCCCTGGCCGACTGGGTGGATTCCCGCGCCCGAGAGGGCGAAGCCCTGGTGGCCGATCTGACATCCCGTCTCGCCACCCTGCGCGAACTGGCCGACAAGGTCCGCGAGCGCGTGCCGGAAATCCTCGAGGCCAAGAAGTCGTCGCTCAGGCAGCGCATCACCGACATGCTGGAATCGGCCAATGCCGAATTTTCCGAAGACCGCATGCTTCAGGAAGTGGCCTACCTCACTGACAAGCTCGACGTGTCCGAGGAACTGACCCGCCTCGACGCCCACCTGGAGCGGCTGGCCGAAGTGCTGGCCGACAAGGACGAAGTGGGCAAGAAGCTCGACTTCCTGGTGCAGGAGACCTTCCGGGAGATCAACACCTGCGGCAACAAGGCGCAGGATACCGAGGTCAGCCGGTTGGTGGTGGATTTCAAGGCGGAGCTCGAGCGCTGCCGCGAACAGGTGCAAAACATCGAGTAG
- a CDS encoding MiaB/RimO family radical SAM methylthiotransferase, producing MTTFHTATLGCKINQYETRSIAEAWAGRDAVEVADPREADLILVNSCAVTANAVADLRQAVRRFHRDNPEAGIIITGCAAQVMPDELKQLPGVVRVVAQADKAQLLAGPEEIVPGDGDKPKFAPFSISGYGRARAVVKVQDGCSHFCTYCIVPLTRGRSVSRDMAEVEAEIGRLLGAGFREFILSGINLRHFGRDLSGKPDFWDLVARLEKTFALDWAGRARLRISSVEPGQLTDKALDVLGASRLVCPQLHLSLQSGDPDVLKAMGRGHYSPQTAVEFMERLKEFWPVMGLGADLITGFPGETEPQFENTMELCRALPLTYGHVFPYSERPGTRAVDLPGSVDVPVRKERAARLRKLVGRKKTAFLKRLLDLPHLDVLVQDERGRGVSQFYAACRFENAPGRAPRSLVRAHPVRVEKGVVIVEPLEEGK from the coding sequence ATGACAACCTTCCATACCGCCACCCTGGGCTGCAAGATCAACCAGTACGAGACCCGGTCCATCGCCGAGGCCTGGGCCGGGCGGGACGCCGTCGAGGTGGCCGACCCGCGCGAGGCCGACCTCATTCTGGTCAATTCCTGCGCCGTGACGGCCAACGCCGTGGCCGACCTGCGGCAGGCGGTGCGCCGTTTCCACCGTGACAACCCCGAGGCCGGAATCATCATCACGGGGTGCGCGGCCCAGGTCATGCCCGATGAGCTCAAACAGCTTCCCGGCGTGGTCAGGGTGGTCGCCCAGGCCGACAAGGCGCAACTCCTGGCCGGTCCCGAAGAGATCGTGCCCGGCGACGGCGATAAACCGAAATTCGCCCCCTTTTCCATCTCCGGCTATGGCCGGGCCCGGGCCGTGGTCAAGGTTCAGGACGGCTGCTCCCATTTCTGCACCTACTGCATCGTGCCCCTGACCCGCGGCCGGTCCGTGAGCCGCGACATGGCGGAAGTGGAGGCCGAGATCGGCAGGTTGCTTGGCGCGGGCTTCCGTGAGTTCATCCTGAGCGGCATCAACCTGCGTCACTTCGGTCGCGATCTTTCCGGCAAGCCGGACTTCTGGGACCTGGTGGCCCGGTTGGAGAAAACGTTCGCCCTGGACTGGGCCGGGCGGGCGCGGCTGCGCATCTCGTCCGTCGAGCCGGGGCAGTTGACCGACAAGGCGCTTGACGTGCTCGGCGCATCACGACTGGTCTGTCCGCAACTCCATCTCTCGCTCCAGAGCGGCGACCCGGACGTTCTCAAGGCCATGGGACGCGGTCATTACTCACCGCAAACCGCCGTGGAGTTCATGGAGCGGCTCAAGGAATTCTGGCCGGTCATGGGACTGGGTGCGGACCTGATAACCGGCTTTCCGGGCGAGACCGAGCCTCAGTTCGAAAACACCATGGAACTCTGCCGGGCGCTACCGTTGACTTACGGGCATGTTTTTCCCTATTCCGAACGTCCCGGCACCCGGGCGGTGGATTTGCCCGGCTCGGTGGATGTGCCGGTGCGCAAGGAGCGTGCGGCAAGGCTGCGCAAGCTCGTCGGCCGCAAGAAAACGGCCTTTCTCAAGCGACTGCTCGATTTGCCGCATCTGGATGTTCTGGTGCAGGACGAGCGCGGAAGGGGCGTCAGCCAGTTTTACGCGGCCTGCCGGTTCGAGAACGCCCCTGGCCGTGCGCCGCGCTCCCTGGTTCGAGCGCATCCCGTGCGGGTGGAGAAGGGCGTGGTTATCGTCGAACCGCTGGAGGAGGGCAAATGA
- the gatC gene encoding Asp-tRNA(Asn)/Glu-tRNA(Gln) amidotransferase subunit GatC: MKISPEEVAKVASLSRLDLPEDKLELFAGQLGDILAYMDKLGELDTDEVEPLYSPVKHTTVLRKDEARKDYKREEILANAPKQDGQFFIVPRIV; this comes from the coding sequence ATGAAGATCAGTCCCGAAGAAGTGGCCAAGGTCGCCAGCCTTTCCCGGCTCGACCTGCCCGAGGACAAGCTCGAACTGTTCGCCGGACAGCTCGGCGACATCCTCGCCTACATGGACAAGCTCGGGGAGCTCGACACCGACGAGGTGGAGCCCCTGTACAGCCCGGTCAAGCACACCACGGTGCTGCGTAAGGACGAGGCCCGCAAGGACTACAAGCGCGAGGAGATTCTGGCCAACGCTCCGAAACAGGACGGCCAGTTCTTCATTGTTCCCCGCATTGTTTAA
- a CDS encoding tetratricopeptide repeat protein, translating into MSEQGQNAENRHEIVRDGAEKIKGIFSTQTVAKVGTGTTQRKTIQKTYWDAEELDTGEISVQPLNRNYVPSGPKRNIPRDDFLTKFNPEPEFYVSTVYPAIKEMDGAIVRGEQHRERGAAYSAEFEYKQAMAIDEENVRANFGLGLTYLDRGDQAKANDIFERLVGLEAAFDVEHKHLFNDFGINMRKNRMYDQALQYYLRAEQLVQNDEHLYHNIARCYFEKGNVEGCKKYLLKSLEVNPNLEASLKFWAFLKDKGHVGKDEGPDVSAVKPDRQPKEEKDEASGEKPAPSEPINLD; encoded by the coding sequence ATGTCCGAGCAGGGGCAGAATGCCGAAAACCGGCATGAAATAGTGCGGGACGGGGCCGAGAAGATCAAAGGTATCTTCTCCACGCAGACCGTCGCCAAGGTCGGGACAGGGACCACGCAGCGCAAGACGATCCAGAAGACATACTGGGACGCCGAGGAGCTCGACACCGGCGAAATTTCCGTCCAGCCCCTGAACCGCAATTACGTTCCCTCCGGCCCCAAGCGCAATATCCCGCGTGACGATTTCCTGACCAAATTCAATCCCGAACCCGAGTTCTACGTGTCCACGGTTTACCCGGCCATCAAGGAGATGGACGGGGCCATCGTGCGCGGCGAGCAGCACCGGGAACGAGGCGCGGCCTATTCCGCCGAGTTCGAGTACAAGCAGGCCATGGCCATCGACGAGGAGAACGTCCGGGCCAACTTCGGCCTGGGGCTGACCTACCTCGACCGGGGCGATCAGGCCAAGGCCAACGACATCTTCGAGCGCCTGGTCGGCCTTGAGGCCGCCTTCGACGTGGAGCACAAGCACCTGTTCAACGACTTCGGCATCAACATGCGCAAGAACAGGATGTACGACCAGGCTCTGCAATATTATCTTCGTGCCGAGCAGTTGGTTCAGAACGACGAGCACCTCTATCACAACATCGCCCGGTGTTATTTCGAGAAGGGCAACGTCGAGGGGTGCAAGAAGTATCTGCTCAAGAGCCTGGAAGTGAATCCGAACCTTGAGGCGAGCCTGAAGTTCTGGGCTTTTCTCAAGGACAAGGGACATGTCGGCAAAGACGAGGGGCCGGACGTGTCGGCGGTCAAGCCCGACCGGCAGCCCAAGGAAGAAAAGGATGAGGCCAGCGGGGAAAAACCGGCCCCGTCAGAGCCCATTAACCTGGATTAA
- the gmk gene encoding guanylate kinase produces MVQDDHKFRLGQVLVVCAPSGTGKSTLIAMLREQYPDFGFSVSYTTRAPRGSEQDGREYHFVSRETFVAMRSKGAFCEWAEVHGNFYGTATKPVEEMLHQGQDVLFDIDVQGAKQLKKTFYKGTFVFLLPPSREELVRRLKGRGTDSEESIAKRLTNASGELAQAEWFDYWVVNDDLQEAYKELEAVYLAGKCKPSLRPGILDNVMKTWENNG; encoded by the coding sequence GTGGTTCAGGACGATCACAAATTCAGGCTGGGACAGGTCCTGGTGGTTTGCGCCCCCAGCGGTACGGGTAAAAGCACGCTTATCGCCATGCTGCGCGAGCAGTACCCCGACTTCGGGTTTTCGGTTTCCTACACCACCCGCGCCCCGCGCGGCAGCGAGCAGGACGGCCGCGAATACCATTTCGTGTCCCGAGAGACCTTTGTGGCCATGCGCAGCAAGGGCGCGTTTTGCGAGTGGGCGGAGGTCCACGGCAATTTTTACGGCACGGCTACCAAGCCGGTGGAAGAAATGCTCCATCAGGGCCAGGACGTGCTCTTCGACATCGATGTGCAGGGTGCCAAGCAGCTCAAGAAGACCTTCTACAAGGGGACCTTCGTGTTCCTGCTGCCTCCCTCCCGCGAAGAGCTGGTGCGCCGTCTCAAGGGACGCGGCACGGATTCGGAGGAGTCCATCGCGAAAAGGCTGACCAATGCCTCGGGTGAGCTGGCTCAGGCCGAGTGGTTCGACTACTGGGTGGTCAACGACGACCTCCAGGAGGCGTACAAGGAACTCGAAGCCGTGTATCTGGCCGGAAAGTGCAAGCCTTCGCTGCGCCCCGGCATTCTCGACAACGTTATGAAGACCTGGGAAAACAATGGCTGA
- a CDS encoding DUF370 domain-containing protein: protein MQKQGLLNVGFGNFVVLDRVISIVNPSSAPMRRLREDARAEGRLIDATQGRKTRAIIVTDSNHVVLSAIQAETIGQRFSADEGE, encoded by the coding sequence ATGCAGAAACAGGGATTACTCAACGTCGGTTTCGGCAATTTCGTGGTGTTGGACCGGGTCATCTCCATCGTCAACCCGTCCAGCGCGCCCATGAGGCGTCTGCGTGAGGACGCGCGTGCGGAAGGCCGGCTTATCGACGCCACACAGGGCCGCAAGACCAGGGCGATCATCGTCACCGACTCCAACCATGTTGTCCTTTCCGCCATTCAGGCTGAGACCATCGGACAGCGATTCAGCGCTGACGAGGGGGAATAG
- a CDS encoding HDOD domain-containing protein — MNQDKIQGFLQELPLMRDDLPFSPEVLQQLFVQTGSGSLASMEDVGETLGKDQGLTARILKLANSAYYGLQAEVLSVARAAAVLGMAEIRNIVLALGVNGLTKRYPMPEDFDLGRYWAHQFMVAMVAKELSHMTDVGKPENLFTSGLLHDFGKLVTALKRPADWMAIREIVESDEMLDSEAEEEYWGLDHAVIGALVLRSWDLPEALVEPVNWHHSPDLSPKFSNESIVICLADSVVHAVEDPDGQYGERVDELCQAVDVDMDDLLEVAEELVDSGDIEQFVNILS; from the coding sequence ATGAACCAGGATAAGATCCAGGGCTTCCTTCAGGAATTGCCGCTCATGCGGGATGATCTGCCGTTTTCGCCCGAGGTTCTGCAGCAGTTGTTTGTCCAGACAGGCTCCGGTTCTCTCGCGTCCATGGAGGATGTGGGAGAAACCCTGGGCAAGGACCAGGGACTGACAGCACGTATCCTGAAACTGGCCAACTCCGCCTATTACGGCTTGCAGGCCGAAGTGCTGAGCGTGGCTCGCGCTGCCGCCGTGCTCGGTATGGCCGAGATCCGCAACATCGTTCTGGCGCTGGGCGTGAACGGGTTGACCAAGCGATATCCCATGCCTGAGGATTTCGACCTGGGACGGTACTGGGCGCACCAGTTCATGGTGGCCATGGTCGCAAAGGAGTTGTCCCACATGACCGATGTGGGCAAGCCGGAGAACCTGTTCACCTCCGGACTGCTCCACGACTTCGGCAAGCTCGTCACGGCCCTGAAGCGTCCCGCGGATTGGATGGCCATCCGCGAGATAGTCGAGAGCGACGAGATGTTGGACAGCGAGGCCGAGGAGGAATACTGGGGCCTGGACCACGCGGTCATCGGGGCGCTGGTGCTCCGTTCCTGGGATCTGCCCGAAGCCCTGGTGGAGCCGGTCAACTGGCACCACTCTCCGGACTTGTCTCCTAAATTTTCCAATGAATCCATCGTTATTTGTCTGGCTGACAGCGTGGTTCACGCGGTGGAAGACCCGGACGGCCAATACGGCGAAAGGGTGGATGAACTCTGTCAGGCCGTGGACGTGGACATGGACGACCTTCTGGAGGTCGCCGAGGAGCTGGTTGACTCGGGCGACATCGAACAATTCGTAAACATACTCTCCTGA
- a CDS encoding DUF4416 family protein produces the protein MSTPRTPDPGLLIISVLSADWDAIWPEVSAELTARFGPFTSSEEFAFDETDYYDEELGSPISRRLIAFDELRPLDELADVKLWTNSVELRFAVDGRRRFNLDPGFITMQSLVLATGKNFSHRIYLRDGIWADLTLMWQRKHWVDFPWTFPDYAGEAMKTRLTKLRLSYKNKLSKPLT, from the coding sequence ATGAGCACGCCCAGGACGCCCGATCCGGGCTTGCTGATCATTTCCGTCTTGAGCGCGGACTGGGATGCGATCTGGCCGGAGGTAAGTGCGGAACTGACGGCACGCTTCGGTCCGTTTACGTCTTCCGAGGAGTTTGCCTTCGACGAGACCGACTACTACGACGAGGAGCTGGGGTCGCCCATCTCCCGGCGGCTGATCGCCTTTGACGAGTTGCGCCCGCTGGACGAACTGGCCGACGTCAAACTGTGGACCAACTCGGTGGAGCTTCGCTTTGCGGTGGACGGCCGCAGACGGTTCAACCTGGACCCGGGCTTCATCACCATGCAGTCGCTCGTCCTGGCCACGGGCAAGAATTTTTCCCACCGCATCTACCTGCGCGACGGCATCTGGGCCGACCTGACCCTCATGTGGCAGCGCAAGCACTGGGTGGATTTCCCCTGGACTTTTCCCGACTATGCGGGCGAGGCCATGAAAACGCGGCTGACAAAGCTGCGCCTGTCGTATAAAAACAAGCTGAGCAAGCCGCTAACGTGA